The Planktothrix agardhii NIES-204 genomic interval ATCAATTTGAGTCCCAATCAAGTGCAAAGGTTCCCCTTGTTCACTCCAAAACCCCTGACCTTGACTGCGTACAGATTTATATTGACCGTCTTTACACCGGATACGATATTCTATAATATATTCACTATTTTTCTTGGAAAAATAATCTTTTAGAGCGACTTTAACCAGTTTCAAATCTTGAGGATGAATCCGACTTAACCATTCTTCTCGGGTATTTTTAATCTCATGATCTTGATATCCTAACATGGCTTTCCATTGGGAAGAATATAAAATTTTATTCGTTTTTAAGTTCCAATGATAAATTCCTTCCAGATTTGATTTTAAAGGTTTCGTAACTGGATGATTTGAGGGTAAAGGCAAGGACTCAGGAGAAGATGGAGTTGCTTTTAATACCTGCTGAAATTGATGCTGCCAACTTAATAGGGTATTGTGCATTGATTTGGGTTGGAGAACTTGCAACAATAGGTTTTTAGGGGAGATGAGGGTGACGGGATTATTATGATCATCCACTAAAATTATGGGCAGTTGATAATAATATTTTCTCATTAAGTTTAATGCCGTTTTGAGGGAAACCTGCGATCGCAAAACCAAAGGCGGAGTATTACAAATCGTAATTGCTTTTACAGTTTTTAGATCCAAGCCCAATGCCTGCATGGAAATAATGTCATGGGAAGTCACAACACCCACCCATTTATATTGAGATTGTGTTCTATAAATCTGATCCCCTGTTAACTTAGAATTAGAAGGAGAGGTTTCTGTAATTACAATTTCATCCACACCATAGTTAAACATTAATTCCGTTAATTCTCGTAGAGTTGTCTCCCCCGATGTCGGCACAATTTTAGCAGCGGCAATAGGAGCAAGTTGATTCAGTTTAATTAAATGATCGGGAATAAAAAGATGATCCATAAGTTGTTGGCAACTGGGATGATATTCAGGTAACACCAAATCCGAGTTATCAGATAATTCTGTAGAAATTTCTTCAGAAACAGAGGGTAAATATCTAGCTATTTTTCTAGCTTCTGAATCTCTTAAAGAGAGTTTTAGAATAATTTTAGGACTAATGACCCCGACTAATTTTCCTTGATCATCAACAACTGGAAGCTGTTGAATTTGATGTTTTTCTAATATTCCCATCAGGGTAAATATATCATCAACCTCCGATTCTTTCACCGTGAGAAATGACCGAATCATAATTTGAGAAATTGGAAATCCTCGCAATGTATCTCCAATAGAATTAAGCTGAATAATATCTTGTTCTGTAAAAATTCCGATAATCGTTGGCTTTTGATTGACACTATCATCCGCTTCAATCACAAAAATACAACTAGAATGGGTACTACTCATCAACAAAATCACCTCGGATACAGGGGTTTCCGGTGTTGTGGTGAGGGGATAGCGGTTAATCGCTTGATAGACTGAGGGAATAAACATAGAAGGCTGATTGGGGTTGAGATTTCGGGTGCTAGGGGCCAGAGGTATTGTAGAAGACAAAATCCAGATTGATGTTATCTTTGGAGATTAAACGAGAATCTTTACCTCTATTTTGGCTTCTTAATCGCCTTTAAATTTAAAATTTTTGATGGTATAGCAACCGCCAAGGCAGTTAAGACACCAGACGGATCTTGGAACCCAGACGGTAAAGTGTTTTCCCCCGGTGTTCCCTCCCCCCCAAGCCCCCCGTGCACGGGGGGTTTGGGGGGGCTGTTCCGGTGTTCCGGTGTTCCCTGCTATAACTTGACTGTGGGTTGTTCTGTTTGTCGCTGTTTCCTTGAATTTTTCCCTCTAATACAGGTTTGGTGTCAATCGACAAGGTTCAATCCTTTGTAAAACTTATTGTGCATTTGTTCTATGAAAATTTTAGATTCTCAAGGTCGTCTCTTTGGTAGGATTAGCATTCTCGATTTCGGTGCAGCTTTAGTAATTTTACTGGTGCTGTTTGGGATTTTCTTTTATCCAGGCACATCGGGTTCAGTGGCTCAAGTCGGTGTGACAACCCGCCCCGTGACCATAGATGTTTTGGTGGTAGGACTCAAAAGCAGTAACGCCAAAGAATTATTCAAAACCGGAGAAAAAACTAACTTAATTATTCGGAATCAACCCTATGGTCAAGTTACTTTGAATAAAGTCAATTTTTTACCCAGAATTATCCCCGTGACTCAACCGGATGGCACATTAAAAGCCCTACCTGACCCCACCGCCGATAATCTATTTAATAATAATTTGCTTTTAACCTTAGAAGGAAAAGGTCAAATCACCGAAAATGGCCCAGTTTTAGGCAATATTAAAATCAAAGTGGGTACTACCGTTGAACTTGACGGCAAAAACTACAACTTCAACGGTACAGTCATCGACGTCCGCGTTCAATAAACGGCAAATCCTTTGGGTAATTAATGGGTAATGGGTAATGGGTAATGGGTAATGGGTAATGGGTAATGGGTAATGGGTAATGGGTAATAGTTTACTCCCCCTGCTCCCACTGCCTCCCCTGCCTCCCCTGCTCCCACTGTCCCCTCTGCTCCCGTATACCTTACAATCAAGGTTTGGACGGAATTAATTTCAAACAAACCCATGAGTGTAGCAGACGAGAAAACCGTAGTTCGGGATTATTTTAATAGCACAGGATTTGATCGGTGGAGACGCATCTACGGTGACGGTCAAGTGAATAAGGTGCAACTTGATATCCGTCAAGGACATCAACAAACCGTTGATCAAGTCTTAGAGTGGTTAAAAGCCGATGGTAACCTGCCGGGTTTAAGCATCTGTGACGCGGGATGTGGGGTGGGTAGTTTGAGTATTCCCTTAGCAGAGGCCGGAGCCATCGTCTACGGTAGTGATATTTCCGAAAAAATGGTTGCTGAAGCCTATTATCGGGCAAAAGACCGCCTGAACGTGATCCAGAAACTCAGCTTCACAGCCCAGGATTTAGAAACCCTACAAGGTCGCTATCATACGGTGATTTGTTTGGATGTTTTGATTCATTATCCCCAAAATCAAATTCCTGAGATGATTTCTCATCTGTGTGCCCTAGCCGAATCACGGGTAATTTTGAGTTTTGCTCCTAAAACCTTAGCATTAACTATACTCAAAAAAGTTGGGGAATTATTCCCAGGGCCGAGTAAAACTACTCGTGCTTACCAACATAAAGAAGCGAATATTGTTAAAATTTTTAGTGACAATGGTTTTTCGATTCAACGACAAACTATGATCGGGACTAGCTTCTACTATTCCCGGTTAATTGAAGCAATACGCAATACGGATTAGGAGACACAGAAAAGGGAACAGGCAACAGGCAATAGGCAATAGTTTGCTCCCCCTGCTCCCTGTGTTCCCCCCGCTAATGCGGCTTTAATGGTGTTCCACGCTCTCTCGGTGGGGAGGAAAAACGATGCAGTTCCTGAAGGTAATCACAGCGAGTTTATTAGTTCCGGTGGGAATGGGTTGTTTATTAGCGATCGCCACGGAATTAATGAGTCCTAATTCAACTGCTGATGGTAGACTCAGTATTATTTTAGGGGGATTAATTTTAGGTTTACCTTCCTTGGGAATTGGGGGATGGGTCGCATGGGAATGGTATCAAGAACGCCGTCAAAAAAATCAAGCTCGTTCTCGACGGATTAGTTCTATCTTTTGGCATTTAGTTAAAGTTCAAGGAGGGGAAATTAGTATCCAAAAATTAGCTCAATATACCCATTTATCCCGACTCGAATCTAAATTATTTTTAGATAAAAAATCTCAAGAGTTAAATGGCAAATTTGAACAAAAATCAAACGGTGAAATTATTTATCATTTCCACGTTGATTAGTATTTGTGGTTATTTTTATGATATCGTAGTAGAAACGCTGATAACCTGCGAGACACATCCAGATTTTTAACAAACAAATGGGCAGTGAAACAATTGTTCTTTTATCCAGTCGAGAAATCGAAAAAATGCGCCAAGCCGGACGTCTGGCGGTGCAACTGTTAAATTATCTCGAACCGATGATTAAACCTGGGGTGAGCACCCTAGAACTCAACGATGAAGCCGAAAGCTGGACACAGGAACATGGCGCTCGCAGTGCCCCATTGGGCTATCATGGATTCCCCAAATCAATCTGTACCAGCGTTAATGAAGTCATCTGTCATGGTATCCCCAACGCCAAACAGATTCTCAAAGACGGGGATATTATCAATGTCGATGTTACCCCCATCCTAGACGGCTATTATGGTGATGTGTCTCGCACCTTTTTTGTGGGGACGCCTTCGGCCATTGCCCAAAAATTAGTCGAAGTCACAGAAGAATGTTTAAGGCGAGGAATTGAAGCCGTTAAACCCGATGGACGGGTGGGGGATATTGGGGCAGCTATTCAAGAATATGCCGAAGCCCAGGGCTTTTCCGTCGTCCGGGATTTTGTCGGTCATGGGGTGAATACGGTATTTCATACCGCCCCCCAAATTCCCCACTATGGAAAACGGGGAAAAGGAAAACGTCTACGTCCGGGGATGGTCTTTACCATCGAACCCATGATTAATGAAGGGACTTGGGAAGCCAAAGTCCTAGAAGATGGTTGGACGGCTATCACCAAGGATCAAAAACTCTCCGCCCAATTTGAACATACCGTTGCGGTTACAGAAACAGGTGTGGAGATTCTCACCCTAGCAGACTAAGTGGATGTTACTTATTAACCCCTAAAAATCTATGAGCCCTCTCCAAAAAACTTATGTCCTTAAACTCTATGTGGCTGGAAATACGCCTAATTCAGTCAGGGCGTTAAAAACCCTGAAAGACATCTTAGAACAGGAATTTCAAGGGGTTTATGCCTTAAAAGTGATTGATGTGCTTAAAAATCCTCAACTGGCGGAGGAAGACAAAATTTTGGCAACCCCTACCCTCTCCAAAATTTTACCTCCCCCGGTGCGGAAAATTATTGGGGATCTGTCCGATCGCGAAAAAGTCTTAATTGGGCTTGATCTTCTTTACGAAGAACTAATGGATGAATGAAACTAGCCGATACTTTTTTGCTAACGTTTGTTAACAAATACATAAGTCAAGATGTTCTCTCAACCAAGGCGTATCAACCAATGCACGAAAGAAAATCCCTCAAGTTCCGGTATTTACCCCTATACAATAGTTTCTCAATTTGATCACCCCATCTCCCGCCTTTGTAGGTTGGCTTGGCGGGGGAGTGTCAATGTTCCAGATTTTGTGGTAAATGTAGCATTATTATCAGCTACGTTTTTTAAAATTTAAAATTTATGACTGAAAGTTCTCAGGATATCGAAAGTAATGAACGCAAACTAACCGGGGTGCAAAAAATCCGCACCATGATAGAGGGATTTGATGATATTAGTCATGGGGGAATGCCTATTGCTAGAGCTACTCTAGTTAGCGGAACGTCAGGTACCGGAAAAACCTTATTTGCAGTTCACTTTCTCTACAACGGAATTGTCTATTTTGATGAACCAGGGATTTTTATTACCTTTGAAGAATCACCCACAGATATTATTAAAAACGCTTCTAGTTTTGGATGGGATCTGCAAAAATTAATTGATGAAGGGAAACTATTTATCTTAGATGCTTCTCCCGACCCAGAAGGACAGGATATAGTCGGAAATTTTGACCTATCTGCATTAATTGAACGGATTCAATATGCTATTCGTAAATATAAAGCTAGACGAGTATCAATTGATTCAGTAACGGCTGTCTTCCAACAATATGATGGTGCTGGAGTGGTGAGACGGGAGATTTTTCGACTGGTGGCGCGACTGAAACAGGTGGGAGCCACTACGATTATGACAACGGAACGAGAGGCTGAATATGGCCCCGTGGCTCGGTTTGGGGTGGAAGAATTTGTCTCCGATAATGTCGTAATTTTGAGAAATGCTTTAGAAGGAGAACGACGTCGGCGCACGGCGGAAATTCTGAAATTACGGGGAACAACCCACATGAAAGGGGAATATCCGTTTACGATTACTAATGATGGAATTAGTATTTTTCCCTTGGGTGCGATGCGACTTACCCAACGCTCGTCTAATGTTAGGGTTTCTTCTGGGAATACAACCCTGGACAAAATGTGTGGGGGTGGTTTCTTCAAAGATTCGATTATTCTGGCGACCGGAGCCACGGGAACAGGTAAAACTTTATTAGTTAGTATTTTTCTGGAAAATGCCTGTAGAAATGGTCAACGAGCTCTGTTATTTGCCTATGAAGAATCCCGATCTCAATTATTTAGAAATGCGAGTTCCTGGGGAATTGATTTTGAAGAAATGGAAAGCAAAGGATTACTGAAAATTTTATGTAGTTATCCTGAATCTACTGGTTTAGAAGATCATTTGCAAATTATTAAATCGGAAATTTCTGAGTTTAAACCTGATCGAATTGCGATTGATTCCTTATCAGCTTTAGCGCGAGGGGTGAGTAATAACGCCTTCCGTCAATTTGTGATTGGGGTGACTGGTTATGCTAAACAAGAGGAAATTACGGGATTTTTCACCAATACAACCGATCAATTTATGGGGTCTAATTCTATTACGGATTCCCATATTTCAACGATTACCGATACCATTTTGATGCTACAATATGTGGAAATTCGTGGGGAAATGTGTCGGGCGTTGAATGTGTTTAAAATGCGGGGTTCCTGGCATGATAAAGGGATTAGAGAATATACTATTAGTGAGAATGGCCCGGTAATTACGGATTCTTTCCGTGATTATGAACGGATTATTAGTGGTTCTCCTAGCCGAATTTCTGTTAATGAAAAGAATGAATTATCTCGAATTATTCAAGGAGTTCAAGGGAGAATTGATTTGGATGAATAAGTTGTTAAGGATTTCAACTATAGCTATCCCAAATAGTTTGTAATAATACAACTGAAGGGAACACCGGAACAGGCAATAGGCAATAGGCAATAGGTAATAGAAAGAGTTTACCTCCCCTGCTCCCCCTGCCTTGGCGACTGCTATATTATCCCCCTTCGTAATTCCCTATTCCCTATTCCCTATTCCCTGTTCCCTATTCCCTGTTCCCTATTCCCTGTTCGGATTAATACCTAAAATGCGTTGGTTTCACCGAATTATAGTTCTATTTTTCAGTATCCTGATTTTTACTTGGGGAAATATAACCCCCCTAGGGGCTGAAAATCAATCCCTATCTTCTGATCTGGATACCTTACTTGAGCAAGCATTTACCGCGACTCAAAAGGGTCAGTTTTCCCAAGCAGAAACCTACTGGACTGAAATTATTGATCAATATCCTGAAAATCCGGCGATGTGGAGTAATCGAGGCAATATTAGAGTTAGTCAAAATCAACTAAATCCGGCGATTTCTGACTATAATCAGTCCATAGAATTAGCACCGAGTTTTCCCGACTCCTATTTAAACCGAGGGGTGGCTTATGAAGGTTTAGGAGAGTGGGAAAAAGCGATCGCCGACTATAATAAAGTATTAGAAATTAACCCTAATGATCCTGTGGCTTATAATAATCGGGGCAATGCGGAAGCTGGATTAGAAAACTGGTCAGCAGCCCTTTTAGATTATCAGACCGCCAGTGATTTAGATAAAAATTATTCCTTTGCGCGGGGAAATTATGCTTTAACATTATATCAATTAGGAGAAACTGAATTAGCCCTAAAAACCATGAAAAATCTAGTGCGTAAATATCCTAATTTTGCCGATATGCGTGCCGCCCTAACAGCCTGTTTATGGGATATTGGTAAACCAGGAGAAGCGGAAAGTAATTGGGTAGCTGTGGTGGGACTGGATGCTCGATATAAAAATATTAATTGGGTGAAAACCGTTAGACGGTGGCCGCCAAAATTAGTCACCGCGTTAAATAATTTTCTAAATTTGAAATAAACTTGATCAAGTTGTTGGGCTTGGTGCCCATTCTTCTAGGGTCTAAAGCCCAACAACGAACCTAAAACGCTATGCTTAAATTACGATTTATCAGCGCAACGGTTTTACCCCTAACTTGCTATGCGGCTGCAACGCCAATTCAACGGACAAACCATCACTCTCGATACCCACACCCCTCTAGGGAGTGGGGGGGAAGGGCGCATCTATGGCATATTAGAAGATCCGAATTTAGTTGCCAAAATCTACCATAAACCCAACGAGGAAGACGCCGAAAAACTCACGGTTATGTATAACTATCCCCCGGCAACGGCGATGGTTTCCCCGGAGATGACGGCGATCGCTTGGCCCGTTGACCTGCTCCATACCGCCGACAATAAGCGCCAAATTGTCGGTTATTTAATGCCCCGGGTGCATAAAGCTACCCCAATTCATATTTTTTATACCCCTAAAAGTCGCCGGGAACAAAAGCCTTTATTTAACTATTTATATCTCCATCGTACCGCGCGTAATTTAGTCGCTTCCGTTGCCGATTTACATAGTAGTGGATATATTATTGGTGACGTCAATGAATCTAATATTTTAGTTAGTGATACCGCCTTAGTTACTCTGGTGGATACCGACTCCTTTCAAGTTAGAGATCCCGATACCGGGTTAATTTATCGCTGTCCCGTGGGAAAAGCCGAATTTACCCCCCCAGAACTCCAGGGACAAGCCTTTCGGGAATTAAACCGTACCCCAGAACAGGATCGGTTTGGACTGGCGGTATTAATATTTCTGTTATTGATGGAGGGGACTCACCCCTTTTCCGGGGTCTATCAGGGCAGTGGCGACCCTCCAGCCATTGAGTCTAGGGTGCGGGCGGGTCATTTTGTCTATGGCACAAAACAGGTTCCCTATCAACCCATGCCCTATGCTCCTCCTTTTGAAATCTTGTATCCAAAATTGCAACAATTATTTATTCAATGTTTTGAAACTGCATATAATAATCCTCAAGCTAGACCCGATGCGAAAACTTGGTTAATAGTATTAAAAGAAGCCGAAGCGAATTTAATTACCTGTAATCAACAATCAGAACATCGTTATGGTAATCATTTAAGCCATTGTCCTTGGTGTGATCGCACAGAAAAATTAGGTGGGCGCGACCCCTTTCCTTCCCGTCTAGCCGTCAAACAAAAACAGAATTTACAACCCCTAAAACGCAAACGTAAACGAGTTTTAAATAATAAACCTATTCCGGTTAATAATCGTCCTTTATTCACTCCGCCAAACCGTTCTATTTTTGCTCAACCTACAGCTAAAAAAACCTTGGTTTTGCCCCAAGCTCCTAATTTTTATCTCCAAAATTTATTAGGTAATATATTTGAAGGAGTTGTCTTAGGCGGGTTGTGGGGAACGTCAGTTTTATCAGCAATTATTGCCCTAATTGTTGCTTTTGTGCAAGGAAAAGAAGCAATTATTGGCGGGTTAATGGTGGGGGCAATGTGGGGGGCATTTATAGGGATAGTAATTAGTGTGTATCTCCCTCCACCGGGGGGATTAAACCGAGTATTGGCGTTAATTGTGGGGGGCTGGTCAGGGATTTTTGTGGCGGCGGTAATTGCCGGATTAATTTTAGGAGTATGGAACACCGAACCCCTAATTGGTCAAACCTTAATGTGGGGGGCTTTAATGGGCATGGTTTGGGGTGCGGTTTGGCATTTATTTAAACCTCCTTTATCCTTACCTCATATTGGACGGTTGTGGGGAAGACGTGGGGCATTTGTTGGGGGAGTTTGGGGGTCATATTTAGGAACTTTAGGGGGAATTTGTTTAGGGATTTTAGCCGTAGGTTGGCAACAATTTGAACAGACTAATTCTAATATTAATTCTACCTCAAATTCTTCGGAAATTGCCCTAAGAATAATGGCAACGGCGATTGTGGCGGCGGGTGTGGGAACTATTGGTGGAAGTTTGGCCGGAGGGTTATTTGGAACTGTTGGAGGCGCTCCCAGTTTGCCTTTATCCCTAAATTTATATGGACGAAGGGGAGCTTTTATTGGGGCAATTTGGGGTAATTTTTTAGGGGCAATTTCTGGAGCAGGTTTAGGAGTTTTAGCCGCAACAAGTTTTGCTAATTTTTTAGATACTTCTGCAACAACAGGCACAACTTCTTTATTAATTGGTTCAATTATTGTATCGGCTGGAATTGGCAGTATTTGGGGGATGATTTCCGGTTTAATTTGGGGAGCTTTTGGCAAACTTTAAGGGTTGTTGTTGTTTGTTAGTCTAAGTGTTAATTCTATTGAAAGTTTTATCAGGAATATGAATCACTAAAAATGCGATCGCATCTTGATGATCACTATCGCTTAAAATTGTTTCTAGGGAACTGGGAACTGGAATTTCATCTCCATCAGCAACCATTAAATTAATATGACCTATTAAGGCTTCTTGAGCTATAATTTGTGTGGCTTCTATAGTTTCTTCCGCAGTAATACAACCCGGAAAATCATAAAACTGCACTCCATAATCACTGTCAGTATCTTTATGAACAGTAGCAATATAATAAGTCATTGTATCATTTTCTCAATTAGCAACTGCATCTGGATCATCACCAGTCCTTAAAATCATTTCTAACCAATTGACAACCACAATACTCATTTTAAGGTATAATGATTCTAAATCACTTCCAAAAACCTCAATCATTCAGGTTTGGGTTGAGAGGATAAAAAATTATTGTTTAATTTGTATTGTGTTTGAAATTGGGGTTATTGATATGAACACAGGAATTTTAGCATCTATTAGAGGGATGGCAAGTTCACCCACTATTGCACCAACTCGCTCTCGTCAAACTGTTAATCAAACCTATCCTAATTATAAAGTCATTGTCTTGAACGATGATTTTAATACCTTTGAACACGTTTCTAATTGTTTGATGAAATATATTCCTGGGATGACCGCCGATAGCGCCTGGGAATTAACAAATCAAGTCCATTATGAAGGTCAAGCGACGGTATGGGTTGGCCCCCAAGAACAAGCGGAATTATATCATCAACAATTAAGTCGAGAAGGGTTAACAATGGCGCCTTTAGAAAAGGCTTAATATTGATTAAAATTAACGGGATTTGATAGTATAAAATACCTAATCTATGTCAATACCAGGTCTAATTCCTAGTAATGACGATCAATCACATTTTGGGGAAATGCTAACTCATTAGGGTTTTACAGATTGCGATCGCACCCTTTGACTCCATTGATTTAAAAAAGTCTCATAGGCGTGATTAATTCTTTGCATAACAGCGATCGCTTCTGATTTAATGTTATGATCAGGATGATATTGTTTTGCTAATTAATAATAGGCTGGTTGAAATGGATTTACAGTTATCTTTATTTACCCCTACACAAACAGAATCTAATGCTAAAAAACAAAAAACAGCAAAATTAGGTCGCTATGAAAAACTTCAACAGCAACTATTAACAACTCAACGTGATCCCTATCAAGTTTTTATTGATATTGACAATCAGCCTGTATCCTCATTTAACTATAACTTTATCGATCTTTTTTGTGGTGCAGGGGGATTTACTCAAGGTTTAGTTCAAGCAAAATTTAATCCTGTAGCTAGTATTGAAATTAATTCTATTGCTTCAGCCACTCATCAAAAGAATTTTCCAAGTTGTAATCATTTTTGTGGTGATATTCATGAATTCAATGCAATAAAATCTTTGGAAAAATTGCATTTCCCCCCGATTCATCTTGTTGTGGGTGGCCCTCCCTGTCAAGGATTTTCTGTTGCTGGAAAACGAAACCCCGATGATCCCAGAAATAACTTATTTAAACAGTTTATTCGTGTTGTTTCCGAAATTCTGCCTTGGTACGTTGTGATGGAAAATGTACCGGGTATTCTAACCCTGAAAAATGGAAAAATTAAACAAGAAGTATTTGAACAATTTCAAGCCATAGGTTACTCAAATATTTCAGTTGTTATTCTTGAATCTGCTGCCTATGGAGTCCCTCAAATTCGACCGAGAGCGATATTTATTGCCAATCGATTTGGACTCCAAAACCCTTATCCTAAACCTCAACTTTTACCCGAACAATATCAACCGATTGAATCCGCTATTTGTGATCTTCCTGAGTATACACCTATTCCTGAAATTAATCATGAATGGACTCGCCATTCTCCTGAATATATGCAGCGAATTGCACAAGTTCCCCCCGGCGGTTCTCTCTATGAAACTTATGTTGATGCGTTCAAACGTCAATATTCAGGTAAACCTAGTATGACGATTAAAGAAAATCACGGTGGAACTCATATTCACCCTTATCTTAATCGAGTAATTTCTGACCGACACATCCTTTCTCGGCTTCCGAACCCGATTGAGGAATATTATCCAGCCATTTATCATTCCCAAAATACCAAAATTCGAGTCCTAATGGTTTTCCTCGGTTTCCTGTTTCAATACATTTCTCGCAACTTCTCGACTTTAAAAGATTATGATTTCCAGAACTATCTTTTTTGAGAAGTTGGAATTTATTCCTTATTTCAGTTTCACTCATATTAACATTATGATTCGGTTCACTTTTACCCCAACGTTCCATTAATAAATCGAAAACTTTATACTGTGATGAGCCTAATTTCAGTTTGGATTTTAAACTTTCTGCTAATTCTTGGTTCACTCCACATTCCTCATCTCTGTTTCTAAGTTCTCAAGCAGTTCTGAAACAGTAATATTCAAACCACTAGCAAGAGAAACTAGAACCGTCAAAGAAGGGTTTCTTACGCCCCTTTCTAGTCCAGATATATAGGTTCGATCTAGGTGAGAACGTAACCCTAACTCCTCTTGAGAAATTCTGATAGACATTCGATATTGTCTAATCAAAATTCCTAAAGCCTTTAAAACTTGTGTTTTAGACTGTTCCATGAAATTATGATCCCCTTTCATAGACGATCAGTCTACGGACGATCAGTCACATTTTGGGCAAATGCTAACTCATTAGGGTTTTACAGATTGCGATCGCACCCGTTGATTCCATTCATTTAAAAAAGTCTCATAGGCGTGATTAATTCTTTGCATGACTGCGATCGCTTCTGATTTAATGTTATGATCAGGATGATACAATTTTGCTAATTGATAATAGGCTTGTTTGACTTGATTAGGTGTTGCCTGGGGATGTACTCCTAATACTTGCCACCAATTTTGATAACATTCAGATGCAATTAATTCCGGTAAACTCAATTGTTGATACCACAGTTGTAAAATACCCTTTTTGCTTCCACTAACCAATCTTTGACCATCGGCACTAAAGGCAACGGGAGAAAAACCGGAGAGCGTTTGCAATAATTCTCCTGTTTTCCAATTCCATAATTTAACCGTTTGATCGACACTTCCACTCGCCAAAATTTTGCTATTGGGACTCAAAGCTATAGAAAAAATAGCGGCGGAATGTCCGGTTAATGTCCGAATTAATTGCTGATTTTTCCAATCCCAGACTTTAATTGTATTGTCTGTACTCGCACTGATTAAAATTTGATCATTAGGAGTGAATAAAATCGAAGTCACCAAGTTAGAATGTCCGGTTAAAATAATAGGATTTTTATGGGTTTGGATATTCCAAATTCTAATAGTTTGATCAGCACTACCACTGGCTACAAATTGACCTTTAGAACAGATAGCTACAGACCAAACTCCATCAGTATGTCCGTTTAAAATTCGTTTAGATTGTCCGGTTTTAAAATACCAAAGTCTAACGGTTTTATCGCTACTTCCACTAATTAAAATTTGATTGTCGGGACTAAATACAAGGGACGTAATAATTCCCATATTTTTTTCAGGAAAATTCAGATCCAATAAAGTTCGATTCAGTTGTCGAGTCTGAAAATTCCAGAGGGTAATTCGACCATTAACACTCCCCGTGGCAACGATTTCTGAATTAGGACTAATGGCAACGGAATACATCTCATAGGGCATAAACCAAGTATATTTTTTCTTAATTGTATTAACATCCCAAATATGAATATTGCGATCATCACTAGCACTGATCAAAGTTTGACCATCAGGACTAAAAGCCACCGCATGAATTGAATCTTGATGTCCGGCTAAACGTTGTGTTT includes:
- a CDS encoding cytosine-specific DNA methylase, which encodes MDLQLSLFTPTQTESNAKKQKTAKLGRYEKLQQQLLTTQRDPYQVFIDIDNQPVSSFNYNFIDLFCGAGGFTQGLVQAKFNPVASIEINSIASATHQKNFPSCNHFCGDIHEFNAIKSLEKLHFPPIHLVVGGPPCQGFSVAGKRNPDDPRNNLFKQFIRVVSEILPWYVVMENVPGILTLKNGKIKQEVFEQFQAIGYSNISVVILESAAYGVPQIRPRAIFIANRFGLQNPYPKPQLLPEQYQPIESAICDLPEYTPIPEINHEWTRHSPEYMQRIAQVPPGGSLYETYVDAFKRQYSGKPSMTIKENHGGTHIHPYLNRVISDRHILSRLPNPIEEYYPAIYHSQNTKIRVLMVFLGFLFQYISRNFSTLKDYDFQNYLF
- a CDS encoding similar to transcription regulator yields the protein MKGDHNFMEQSKTQVLKALGILIRQYRMSIRISQEELGLRSHLDRTYISGLERGVRNPSLTVLVSLASGLNITVSELLENLETEMRNVE